One part of the Candidatus Sericytochromatia bacterium genome encodes these proteins:
- a CDS encoding site-2 protease family protein, with translation MIFNHVNDPVFLAVLIPLFIVSITLHEFGHALTATWLGDSTARDAGRVTVNPFVHLDFFGTLFILLAGFGWAKPVPFDPNQLRWPRLGSFLVSAAGPFANFLLAWAALLALTHLSGMPAGASTWFEVLFSLNLMLMVFNLLPIPPLDGGNLLESLLPRRWLPAFQRLLPYGVVALLVLVLLPGANNPLRWLYALAARGMQWLV, from the coding sequence ATGATTTTCAACCACGTCAACGACCCCGTCTTTCTGGCGGTGCTGATTCCGCTGTTTATCGTTTCGATCACGCTGCACGAGTTCGGACATGCCCTCACCGCGACGTGGCTGGGTGACTCCACCGCGCGGGACGCGGGGCGGGTCACGGTCAACCCGTTCGTTCACCTGGACTTTTTCGGCACCCTGTTCATCCTGCTGGCGGGCTTCGGCTGGGCCAAGCCGGTGCCGTTCGATCCCAATCAGCTGCGCTGGCCGCGCCTGGGCTCCTTTCTGGTCTCGGCGGCCGGCCCCTTCGCCAATTTCCTCTTGGCCTGGGCCGCGCTGCTGGCGCTGACTCACCTTTCCGGGATGCCAGCAGGGGCCAGCACGTGGTTCGAGGTCCTGTTCTCGCTGAACCTCATGCTGATGGTCTTCAATCTGCTTCCAATTCCCCCGCTCGATGGCGGCAACCTGCTGGAAAGCCTCCTGCCTCGACGCTGGCTGCCGGCGTTTCAGCGGCTATTACCCTACGGCGTGGTGGCCCTGCTGGTGCTGGTGCTGTTGCCCGGAGCGAACAACCCGCTGCGCTGGCTGTATGCGCTGGCGGCGCGTGGGATGCAGTGGCTGGTCTAG
- a CDS encoding CBS domain-containing protein codes for MTEAELPPQLAPESVIITHIHSDADAWGALVGARHLYPEAVPVLQTSLDATVKRLAVLHKDLLGLRQAEELDLRQVRRVVVVDTRSVARLGPLYPLLDRPGVEWIVYDHHPPAKDEIPGDAGIRTLRGSATSLIVEALQQLPTCRLSPSEATLMALGIYADTGSLLYPATTPADVRAAAWLIERGADLALVSQWLEDGLTADQRGLLEQLLPEARPISLNGRALLLVGARVPEFVAGLSVVADKLQGLLEVDAVLLAVEMGDARTQMVARGRLEGVDLRGLFAPWGPAGHPQAASAHARGIPFGDVLAHARATLEASLPAELRACDLMSSPVRTIDAQAPIDAAVRLLDELGHSGLVVTRAGRPAGVISRRDLERASRHGLRGDEVRHVMTSRLETVPEDATLQHLQDLMVRRDIGRLPVMRGEAMVGIVTRSDILRAQYDQAPDRRHAVAHLTTEMSQRMVAHWPADWLAVIERVGEVAADRPVYLVGGAVRDLVLGRANMDIDVVVESDGIAFAHQIAQAFEGAQVHAHPPFGTAHVTLADGKRLDVATARTEHYTCPGALPQVAFSSLKQDLSRRDFSINCLALRIDRGHRGQLIDFFDALGDMARRELRVLHNLSFLEDPTRVLRAVRFELTLGFRLETASEAFARFALGTGTFDGTAGERACTELARLLTLPDPVPGLNRLDELGALRFISPQLSWTPAVRKRLWQAGRLAQRMGLEDTPERWLAHLALLLADLSVHEASAVSERLRLAGKQVSQLTRAWELVRYGFPASTSTVQIQRELDGLPPWLLVALFLGTRLPALRRSVLCYWTSWRQIRLSVSGHDLKRLGVPPGPCYALYLDRLLEARLAGTVSPSQELAFLADLHAREGNKVPEA; via the coding sequence CCGTCCTGCAGACCAGCTTGGACGCCACCGTGAAGCGCCTGGCTGTTCTGCACAAGGACCTGTTGGGGCTTCGCCAGGCCGAGGAACTCGACCTGAGGCAGGTGCGTCGGGTGGTGGTGGTCGACACCAGGTCCGTGGCGCGGCTGGGGCCGCTGTATCCCTTGCTCGATCGGCCTGGCGTCGAGTGGATCGTGTACGATCACCATCCCCCGGCCAAAGACGAGATCCCTGGGGACGCGGGGATCCGGACGCTGCGTGGCTCCGCGACCAGCCTGATTGTAGAAGCCCTCCAGCAGTTACCGACCTGCCGGCTGTCGCCCTCGGAGGCCACCCTCATGGCCCTGGGCATTTATGCCGACACGGGGTCGCTGCTGTATCCAGCAACCACACCTGCCGACGTGCGCGCCGCCGCCTGGTTGATCGAGCGTGGTGCAGACCTCGCGCTGGTCTCCCAGTGGCTGGAGGATGGTCTCACCGCGGATCAGCGCGGCCTGCTGGAGCAGCTGTTGCCGGAAGCCCGCCCGATCTCGTTGAACGGCCGCGCGCTCCTGCTCGTCGGCGCGCGCGTCCCCGAGTTCGTTGCCGGCTTGTCGGTGGTGGCTGACAAGCTGCAGGGCCTGCTGGAGGTGGATGCGGTGCTGCTGGCGGTTGAGATGGGGGACGCGCGCACTCAGATGGTCGCACGTGGCCGTCTCGAGGGGGTCGACCTGCGTGGACTCTTTGCCCCCTGGGGCCCTGCAGGGCACCCCCAGGCCGCCAGCGCGCACGCGCGCGGAATCCCCTTCGGCGACGTGCTCGCCCACGCGCGCGCCACCCTGGAAGCGTCCCTCCCGGCCGAGTTGCGGGCCTGTGACCTGATGTCGAGCCCAGTGCGAACCATCGACGCTCAGGCGCCGATCGACGCCGCGGTGCGCTTGCTGGACGAACTGGGTCACAGCGGACTGGTGGTGACGCGAGCAGGACGCCCGGCAGGCGTCATCTCTCGGCGTGACCTGGAACGGGCGTCCCGTCACGGCCTGCGGGGTGACGAGGTGCGTCACGTCATGACGTCCCGCCTGGAAACGGTCCCGGAAGACGCCACCCTGCAACACCTGCAAGACCTGATGGTGCGGCGCGATATCGGGCGCCTGCCGGTCATGCGCGGCGAAGCGATGGTCGGGATCGTGACCCGCAGTGACATCCTGCGGGCCCAGTACGACCAGGCACCCGACCGACGCCACGCGGTGGCCCATCTCACCACGGAGATGAGCCAGCGCATGGTGGCCCACTGGCCGGCAGATTGGCTGGCGGTGATCGAGCGGGTCGGGGAAGTGGCCGCCGATCGGCCTGTCTATCTGGTGGGCGGAGCCGTGCGCGACCTGGTGCTGGGTCGCGCCAACATGGACATCGACGTGGTGGTGGAATCGGACGGGATCGCCTTTGCCCATCAGATCGCTCAGGCCTTCGAGGGCGCGCAGGTGCACGCCCACCCTCCCTTTGGCACGGCCCACGTGACCCTCGCCGATGGCAAACGGCTCGACGTCGCTACCGCACGCACTGAGCATTACACCTGCCCTGGCGCCCTGCCCCAGGTGGCATTCAGCTCCCTCAAGCAGGACCTGTCGCGACGGGATTTCTCGATCAACTGTCTGGCCCTGCGAATCGATCGCGGACATCGCGGGCAGCTGATCGACTTTTTCGACGCCCTCGGTGATATGGCCCGCCGTGAGTTGCGGGTGTTGCATAACCTGAGCTTTCTCGAAGACCCCACCCGGGTCCTGCGGGCCGTCCGTTTCGAGCTGACCCTGGGGTTCCGGCTCGAAACGGCCAGTGAAGCCTTTGCACGCTTTGCCCTCGGGACGGGCACCTTCGATGGCACGGCCGGGGAGCGCGCCTGCACTGAACTGGCCCGCCTGCTGACGTTGCCGGATCCCGTACCAGGCCTGAATCGGTTGGACGAACTGGGCGCGCTGAGGTTCATCTCGCCGCAGCTCTCCTGGACGCCGGCAGTTCGGAAGCGCCTGTGGCAAGCGGGACGCTTGGCGCAGCGAATGGGCCTGGAAGACACACCAGAGCGTTGGCTGGCCCACCTGGCCCTGCTGTTGGCCGACCTCTCCGTTCACGAGGCGAGCGCCGTTTCGGAGCGACTTCGGCTAGCGGGTAAGCAGGTCTCGCAACTGACGCGCGCCTGGGAACTCGTGCGCTATGGCTTCCCAGCCTCGACTTCCACGGTTCAAATTCAACGTGAGCTGGATGGCTTGCCCCCCTGGTTGCTGGTGGCGCTGTTCCTGGGAACCCGTTTACCAGCGCTGCGGCGATCCGTCCTCTGCTACTGGACCTCGTGGCGGCAGATCCGATTGAGCGTCAGCGGGCACGATCTCAAACGTCTCGGCGTTCCGCCAGGGCCTTGCTATGCCCTCTACCTGGATCGTTTGCTCGAAGCGCGCCTGGCTGGCACCGTCTCCCCCTCGCAGGAATTGGCCTTCCTGGCCGACCTGCATGCCCGCGAAGGAAACAAGGTCCCAGAGGCATGA